A window of Actinobacillus suis ATCC 33415 contains these coding sequences:
- a CDS encoding LLM class flavin-dependent oxidoreductase, translating to MKLSALSLVPVREGFTRKQAIDSVIREAKLAEELGFERFWIAEHHNIRAYASSATQILVSTLLHHTQRIKVGAGGVMLPNHSPLIVAEQYGTLATLFPNRVEIGIGRAKGTDPFTAAALRRQAASQTNHEQDVADLQTYFGKEQPNGINAYPGVETNVPIFVLGSSPTSAYFAAEKGLPYAFASHFLPMQQKQAAEIYRQNFKPSEHCAKPYMVLCLNVNVAETDAEAHYTNSTLKQLFLNEQRGENVFVKQPVENMDSLYYSAGERHSIDLQSGGIFIGSKDTVTKQYADFMDEYAELVDEIMLTGYIFDEEKWLDSLRKFTEIVKSY from the coding sequence ATGAAATTATCAGCTTTAAGCCTTGTACCTGTGCGTGAAGGATTTACACGCAAACAAGCAATTGATTCGGTGATTCGGGAGGCAAAACTTGCCGAAGAACTGGGATTTGAACGCTTTTGGATTGCCGAACATCATAATATTCGAGCTTATGCTAGCTCAGCTACCCAGATTTTAGTTTCAACATTATTACATCATACTCAGCGAATTAAAGTGGGCGCTGGTGGCGTAATGTTGCCTAATCATAGCCCACTTATTGTGGCGGAACAATATGGAACATTGGCAACACTATTTCCAAACCGAGTTGAAATTGGGATAGGACGAGCTAAGGGGACAGATCCTTTTACCGCTGCTGCTTTACGTCGTCAGGCTGCATCTCAAACAAATCATGAACAAGATGTTGCGGATTTACAAACTTATTTCGGCAAAGAGCAACCAAACGGTATTAATGCTTACCCGGGCGTAGAGACGAATGTACCGATTTTTGTTTTAGGTTCTAGTCCTACAAGTGCGTATTTTGCCGCAGAAAAAGGATTGCCGTATGCTTTCGCATCCCATTTTTTACCAATGCAACAAAAACAAGCAGCAGAGATTTATCGTCAAAATTTTAAACCTTCCGAACATTGTGCTAAGCCTTATATGGTACTTTGTTTGAATGTTAATGTCGCAGAAACGGATGCTGAAGCGCATTACACAAACAGTACGCTAAAACAGCTTTTTTTGAATGAGCAACGTGGTGAAAATGTCTTTGTTAAACAACCGGTTGAGAATATGGATTCTCTATACTATTCTGCCGGCGAACGCCATTCTATTGATTTACAAAGTGGCGGTATTTTTATTGGTAGCAAAGATACGGTGACTAAGCAATATGCTGATTTTATGGATGAATATGCTGAATTAGTCGATGAAATTATGCTGACAGGATATATTTTTGATGAAGAAAAATGGCTTGATTCACTCAGAAAATTTACAGAAATCGTGAAATCCTATTAA
- the hldE gene encoding bifunctional D-glycero-beta-D-manno-heptose-7-phosphate kinase/D-glycero-beta-D-manno-heptose 1-phosphate adenylyltransferase HldE, producing MMMQYSPKFNNAKVLVLGDVMLDRYWFGATNRISPEAPVPVVKVQDIEERAGGAANVAMNIASLGVPVALHGLIGQDDAGRALDKLLNSHNIQNHCVALDSHPTITKLRILSRHQQLLRLDFEEGFHHVASDSLLAKLEQEITAYGALILSDYGKGTLESVQQMIQVARKAGVPTLIDPKGTDFERYRGATLLTPNMSEFEAVVGHCKDDDEIVEKGLKLIADFELTALLVTRSEKGMTLLRPNQAPFHLPTQAKEVYDVTGAGDTVISVLATAIADGRPYEEACYLANAAAGVVVGKLGTSTVTPTELENAIHHREETGFGILAEDELKRAVEQAKQRGEKIVMTNGCFDILHPGHVSYLENARKLGDRLIVAVNTDESVKRLKGESRPINDLNARMAVLAGLASVDWVVPFAEDTPQRLIGEILPDLLVKGGDYKPEEIAGSQEVWANGGEVKVLNFENGCSTTNVIKKIQASK from the coding sequence ATGATGATGCAATACTCTCCGAAATTTAATAATGCTAAAGTGCTTGTACTTGGCGATGTAATGTTAGACCGTTACTGGTTTGGTGCGACAAACCGTATTTCACCGGAAGCACCGGTGCCGGTGGTAAAAGTACAAGATATCGAAGAACGTGCCGGTGGCGCGGCAAATGTGGCAATGAACATTGCCAGCCTTGGTGTACCGGTCGCCCTTCATGGTTTAATCGGGCAAGATGATGCCGGCCGTGCTTTAGATAAATTACTCAATTCACATAATATCCAAAACCACTGTGTTGCATTGGATTCACACCCAACCATCACCAAATTGCGTATTCTGTCACGTCATCAACAACTATTACGTTTAGATTTCGAAGAAGGCTTTCATCATGTTGCAAGCGATTCTCTACTTGCAAAACTTGAGCAAGAAATTACCGCTTATGGCGCATTAATCTTATCGGATTACGGCAAAGGTACGCTTGAATCAGTACAACAAATGATTCAAGTAGCACGTAAAGCCGGCGTACCGACACTCATTGACCCGAAAGGTACCGATTTTGAACGTTATCGAGGTGCAACGCTCTTAACACCGAATATGTCTGAATTTGAAGCGGTAGTCGGTCACTGTAAAGATGACGATGAAATTGTAGAGAAAGGCTTAAAACTTATTGCTGATTTTGAATTAACCGCATTATTAGTGACACGTTCGGAAAAAGGTATGACGTTACTACGTCCGAATCAAGCTCCGTTCCACTTACCGACCCAAGCAAAAGAAGTTTATGACGTAACCGGTGCCGGTGACACGGTAATCAGTGTACTTGCCACTGCGATTGCCGACGGTCGTCCTTACGAAGAAGCATGTTATTTAGCAAATGCAGCGGCAGGTGTGGTTGTAGGTAAATTAGGTACTTCAACCGTGACACCAACCGAGTTAGAAAATGCGATTCATCATCGTGAAGAAACCGGCTTCGGGATTTTAGCGGAAGACGAATTAAAACGTGCGGTAGAACAGGCAAAACAACGAGGTGAGAAAATTGTGATGACCAACGGTTGTTTTGATATCTTGCATCCGGGACACGTTTCTTACTTAGAAAATGCACGTAAATTAGGCGATCGTTTAATTGTGGCGGTAAATACCGATGAGTCGGTGAAACGCTTAAAAGGTGAATCTCGCCCGATTAACGATTTAAACGCTCGTATGGCGGTACTTGCCGGTTTAGCTTCTGTTGATTGGGTCGTACCTTTTGCGGAAGATACACCTCAGCGTCTGATTGGTGAAATCTTACCTGACTTATTAGTTAAAGGTGGCGATTATAAGCCTGAAGAAATTGCCGGCAGCCAAGAAGTTTGGGCAAACGGCGGTGAGGTTAAAGTGCTAAACTTTGAAAACGGTTGTTCAACCACAAACGTGATCAAGAAAATTCAAGCATCAAAATAA
- the hemA gene encoding glutamyl-tRNA reductase, translating into MTILALGINHKTASVSLRGKVAFDEVKRQLAFEQIQQRGLAESVVILSTCNRTELYFHHSEITPQVEHEDNLAWQEQCFEWFAEIHQLDHAELRECIYFKQNFEAARHLMQVACGLDSLILGEPQILGQVKQAYQYCENFYQSQGSQVSTKLSRLFQRTFSTAKRVRSETEIGSSAVSVAYAACGLARQIFDNFGKLRFLLVGAGETIELVARYLIQHGAKNIMIANRTHVRAEMLAERLETQMQILSLSALQIGLNQADVVISSTGSPDMLISKEMVEIAQKQRQFDPMLLIDIAVPRDIDEKAGELDAVYSYSVDDLQNIIQRNLAQRQQAAEQAAEIVEQECKAFFEWLKQQQSSDLIKRYRQDAEQTRQELLNKAMQAIAAGQDTEKVLNELSYKLTNNLLHVPTQALQAMAKSGNSKGLQCFSKALKLEEQ; encoded by the coding sequence ATGACAATTTTAGCTTTAGGTATTAACCATAAAACAGCATCGGTGAGTTTGCGAGGAAAAGTGGCGTTTGATGAAGTCAAACGTCAGTTGGCGTTCGAACAAATTCAGCAGCGTGGTTTAGCTGAAAGCGTTGTCATCTTATCAACTTGCAACCGCACCGAACTCTATTTCCATCATTCGGAAATCACGCCACAAGTAGAACACGAAGATAATCTTGCGTGGCAAGAGCAATGTTTTGAATGGTTTGCCGAAATTCATCAACTCGATCACGCCGAATTACGTGAGTGTATCTATTTCAAACAAAACTTTGAAGCTGCTCGTCACTTAATGCAGGTAGCTTGCGGATTAGACTCGCTCATTTTAGGTGAGCCACAGATCCTTGGCCAAGTAAAGCAAGCTTACCAATACTGTGAAAACTTCTATCAGTCACAAGGTTCTCAAGTTTCGACCAAACTTTCTCGCTTATTTCAGCGTACTTTTTCAACGGCTAAACGTGTTCGTTCTGAAACGGAAATCGGTTCAAGTGCAGTTTCTGTCGCTTATGCCGCTTGCGGTTTAGCGCGCCAAATTTTTGATAATTTCGGTAAATTGCGCTTCCTATTAGTCGGTGCGGGTGAAACGATTGAATTAGTGGCACGATATTTAATTCAACACGGTGCAAAAAATATTATGATTGCAAACCGTACTCACGTACGCGCGGAAATGTTAGCGGAACGTTTGGAAACGCAGATGCAGATTCTATCGCTGAGTGCGTTACAAATCGGTTTAAATCAGGCAGACGTGGTAATTAGCTCAACTGGAAGTCCTGATATGTTAATTAGCAAAGAAATGGTTGAGATTGCCCAAAAGCAACGCCAATTTGATCCAATGCTGTTAATTGATATTGCCGTGCCTCGTGATATTGATGAGAAAGCTGGCGAGCTGGATGCAGTCTATTCCTATAGTGTCGACGATTTGCAAAACATTATTCAACGCAATCTAGCCCAACGCCAACAAGCAGCTGAACAAGCAGCTGAAATTGTGGAGCAGGAATGTAAAGCGTTCTTCGAATGGTTAAAACAACAGCAATCTAGCGATTTAATTAAACGCTATCGCCAAGATGCCGAACAAACTCGTCAAGAATTACTCAATAAAGCGATGCAAGCAATTGCCGCAGGACAAGATACGGAAAAAGTCTTAAATGAATTAAGTTATAAACTGACTAACAACTTATTACATGTGCCAACCCAAGCCTTACAAGCAATGGCGAAAAGCGGTAACTCTAAGGGCTTACAGTGTTTTTCTAAAGCCTTGAAATTAGAAGAACAGTAA
- the pyrR gene encoding bifunctional pyr operon transcriptional regulator/uracil phosphoribosyltransferase PyrR, which yields MEKIIIDAEQFQRTISRISHQIIEKHSSLDNLVLVGIKRRGVEIAEMLQKRISELSQTELPLMALDITFYRDDLNFIHQDPIYTGAEDQVDIEGKNVILIDDVLFTGRTIRAALDALLDFGRATRIELVILVDRGHRELPIRADYVGKNIPTARNEQVQVRTQHYDGANQVALIRANNE from the coding sequence ATGGAAAAAATTATTATTGATGCCGAGCAGTTTCAGCGTACGATTTCGCGTATTTCTCACCAAATTATCGAAAAACATTCTTCATTAGATAATTTGGTTTTAGTCGGAATCAAACGTCGTGGCGTTGAAATTGCCGAAATGTTACAAAAAAGGATATCGGAACTCTCACAAACAGAATTGCCCTTAATGGCTTTAGATATCACCTTTTATCGTGATGACTTAAATTTTATTCATCAAGACCCGATTTATACCGGTGCGGAAGATCAAGTTGATATTGAAGGCAAAAATGTAATTCTAATTGATGATGTACTCTTTACTGGACGAACAATTAGGGCAGCATTAGATGCTTTATTAGATTTCGGGCGGGCGACTCGTATTGAACTGGTTATTCTGGTCGATAGAGGTCATCGTGAGCTACCAATTCGAGCCGACTATGTCGGGAAAAATATCCCAACTGCTCGTAATGAACAGGTTCAAGTAAGGACTCAACATTATGACGGTGCAAATCAAGTCGCTTTAATTCGAGCAAATAATGAATAA
- the der gene encoding ribosome biogenesis GTPase Der: protein MTPVVALVGRPNVGKSTLFNRLTRTRDALVADFPGLTRDRKYGHANIAGYDFIVVDTGGIDGTEEGVEEKMAEQSLLAIEEADVVLFLVDARAGLLPADIGIAQYLRQREKTTVVVANKTDGIDADSHCAEFYQLGLGEVEQIAAAQGRGVTQLIEQVLAPLGEQLNADQAVENEEDSVNEEADEWDTDFDFDNEDDTALLDEALADESESIEDKNIKIAIVGRPNVGKSTLTNRILGEERVVVYDMPGTTRDSIYIPMERDGQQYTIIDTAGVRKRGKVNLAVEKFSVIKTLQAIQDANVVLLTIDAREGISDQDLSLLGFILNAGRSLVIVVNKWDGLSQDIKDQVKSELDRRLDFIDFARVHFISALHGSGVGNLFGSVKEAYACATQKTSTSMLTRILRMAADEHQPPLVNGRRVKLKYAHPGGYNPPIIVIHGNQVEKLADSYKRYLSNYFRKSLKIIGSPIRIQFQEGNNPFAGKKNKLTPNQLRKRKRLMKFIKKSKK, encoded by the coding sequence ATGACTCCAGTTGTTGCCCTTGTCGGCAGACCGAATGTGGGTAAATCCACTTTATTTAACCGCTTAACCCGCACACGTGATGCGCTAGTAGCGGACTTTCCAGGGCTAACTCGTGACCGTAAATACGGCCATGCAAATATCGCCGGTTATGATTTTATCGTAGTTGATACCGGTGGTATTGACGGTACGGAAGAAGGTGTTGAAGAAAAAATGGCGGAACAATCGCTACTCGCGATTGAAGAAGCGGATGTTGTACTTTTCTTAGTCGATGCGCGTGCCGGCTTACTGCCTGCCGATATTGGTATTGCTCAATATTTACGTCAGCGTGAAAAAACGACCGTGGTAGTAGCAAATAAAACGGACGGTATCGATGCAGATTCGCATTGTGCGGAATTCTACCAATTAGGTTTAGGTGAAGTTGAACAAATCGCAGCGGCACAAGGTCGTGGCGTAACACAACTTATCGAGCAAGTCTTAGCACCACTCGGCGAACAATTAAATGCGGATCAAGCGGTCGAAAACGAGGAAGATTCTGTAAATGAAGAAGCGGACGAATGGGATACTGACTTCGACTTCGATAATGAAGATGATACCGCATTACTTGACGAAGCATTAGCAGACGAAAGTGAATCGATTGAAGATAAAAATATCAAGATTGCTATCGTCGGTCGCCCGAATGTGGGGAAATCGACTTTAACCAACCGCATTCTCGGTGAAGAACGCGTGGTGGTTTACGATATGCCGGGTACGACACGTGACTCGATCTATATTCCGATGGAACGTGATGGTCAGCAATATACGATTATTGACACGGCAGGTGTACGTAAACGTGGTAAGGTCAATTTAGCGGTAGAAAAATTCTCTGTGATTAAAACCCTACAAGCGATTCAAGATGCAAACGTAGTATTACTTACCATTGATGCGCGTGAAGGGATTTCTGATCAAGATTTATCATTACTTGGCTTTATTCTGAATGCCGGTCGTTCACTTGTGATCGTAGTTAATAAATGGGACGGCTTATCACAAGATATTAAAGATCAAGTGAAATCCGAATTAGATCGCCGTTTAGACTTTATCGATTTCGCTCGTGTGCATTTTATTTCTGCATTACACGGCTCAGGCGTAGGTAACTTATTTGGCTCTGTAAAAGAAGCCTATGCTTGTGCGACACAGAAAACATCAACTTCAATGCTGACACGTATTTTACGTATGGCAGCGGATGAGCATCAGCCACCGTTAGTAAACGGCCGCCGTGTGAAATTAAAATACGCTCACCCGGGTGGTTATAATCCGCCGATTATCGTGATTCACGGTAACCAAGTCGAAAAATTAGCGGATTCTTATAAACGTTATTTAAGTAATTACTTCCGTAAGAGCTTGAAAATTATCGGTTCGCCGATCCGTATTCAGTTCCAAGAAGGTAATAACCCGTTTGCCGGTAAGAAAAATAAACTTACGCCAAACCAATTACGTAAACGTAAACGCTTGATGAAGTTTATTAAAAAAAGTAAGAAATAA
- the relA gene encoding GTP diphosphokinase encodes MVAIRRSHELNPSTFELASWSAALQMSPITFEELQIAWCYAQEKLDTETYHLMWDGVEMVEILHGLNMDDDSLVAALLFPLVKHNIIDLVQVKERFSNQVKTLVKGVIEMDNIRQLSANSASDLQIDNIRRMLLAMVDDFRCVVIKLAERITYLRDKHLHTEEDLVLAAKECSHVYAPLANRLGIGQLKWELEDYCFRALHPQCYRVIALQLGERRLERESYIANFVANLTASLAEQISDIEVYGRPKHIYSIWKKMQKKNLRFEQLFDVRAVRVIVPNLQDCYTALGIIHTQYRHLPEHFDDYIAHPKPNGYQSIHTVVLGEGDKTIEVQIRTRKMHDDAELGVAAHWKYKEGATAGRSGYEEKIVWLRKLLAWQNDIADSGDVVAEMRSQVFDDRVYVFTPRGEVIDLPKNATPLDFAYAIHSEVGHRCIGAKVAGRIVPFTYLLQMGDQVEIITQKNPNPSRDWLNPNSGFVNTSKARAKIIAWFKKLDREKNIPIGKEALEAEMARFGFTYKQIEQYALPRYNLKQFDDLYAGIGGGDIRLNQLSHYLQSKLIKPTAEQEDEAVLKQVNKHANNANQHKGKNGQIIIDGVGNLMHTIARCCQPIPGDKIVGYITQGRGISIHRADCEQLFELRSANPERVVGAQWGTNYASGFSLAIRVTANDRNGLLRDVSAVMANEKVNVLSVSSRIDAKRSLAIMDMGIELSNVEMLGKLLARIAQLEDVIEAKRLSN; translated from the coding sequence ATGGTAGCGATTCGCCGTTCACACGAGCTTAACCCTAGTACTTTTGAGTTAGCGAGTTGGAGTGCTGCTTTACAAATGTCGCCCATAACCTTCGAAGAGTTACAAATTGCTTGGTGTTATGCACAAGAGAAATTAGATACCGAAACATATCATTTAATGTGGGACGGTGTTGAGATGGTCGAAATCCTGCATGGCTTGAATATGGATGATGATTCTCTTGTCGCAGCCTTATTATTTCCTCTCGTTAAACACAATATTATCGATCTCGTTCAGGTAAAAGAACGCTTCAGTAATCAAGTAAAAACTTTGGTTAAAGGCGTGATCGAAATGGATAATATTCGTCAATTAAGTGCGAACAGTGCTTCCGATTTACAAATCGATAATATCCGCCGTATGTTACTTGCCATGGTGGATGATTTCCGTTGCGTAGTTATCAAACTCGCCGAACGTATTACCTATTTGCGCGATAAACATTTGCATACGGAAGAAGATTTGGTTTTAGCCGCCAAAGAATGTTCGCACGTTTATGCGCCGCTCGCCAATCGCTTAGGTATCGGACAACTTAAATGGGAACTGGAAGATTATTGTTTCCGAGCTTTGCATCCGCAATGTTACCGAGTGATCGCCTTACAATTGGGCGAGCGCCGTCTAGAACGTGAAAGCTATATTGCAAATTTTGTAGCGAATTTGACCGCTTCTTTAGCAGAACAAATCAGTGATATTGAAGTTTACGGTCGTCCGAAGCACATTTACAGTATTTGGAAGAAAATGCAGAAGAAAAATCTGCGTTTCGAGCAGTTGTTTGACGTAAGAGCGGTGCGTGTCATTGTACCGAATCTGCAAGATTGCTATACCGCTTTGGGGATTATTCATACGCAATATAGACATTTACCTGAACACTTTGATGATTATATCGCACACCCGAAACCGAATGGTTACCAATCGATTCATACCGTCGTGTTGGGTGAGGGCGATAAAACTATCGAGGTGCAGATTCGTACACGTAAAATGCATGACGATGCGGAACTAGGCGTTGCGGCGCATTGGAAATATAAAGAAGGTGCAACTGCTGGCCGTTCCGGTTATGAAGAGAAAATCGTTTGGTTACGTAAATTATTGGCGTGGCAAAATGATATTGCGGATTCGGGCGATGTGGTTGCAGAAATGCGATCTCAAGTGTTTGACGATCGTGTTTACGTGTTTACCCCGCGCGGTGAAGTAATTGATTTACCTAAAAATGCCACACCGCTTGATTTTGCGTATGCGATTCATAGTGAAGTAGGACATCGTTGTATCGGCGCTAAAGTTGCCGGACGAATCGTGCCGTTCACCTATTTATTGCAAATGGGGGATCAGGTAGAGATTATTACTCAGAAAAATCCGAATCCAAGCCGAGATTGGTTAAACCCGAATTCAGGCTTCGTAAATACTTCCAAAGCGCGTGCAAAAATTATCGCTTGGTTTAAGAAATTGGATCGAGAGAAAAATATTCCGATCGGCAAAGAAGCATTGGAAGCGGAAATGGCGCGTTTCGGCTTTACTTATAAGCAAATCGAGCAATATGCGTTGCCTCGCTATAATCTGAAACAATTTGATGATTTGTATGCAGGGATCGGCGGTGGTGATATTCGTCTGAATCAGTTAAGCCATTATTTACAAAGTAAGTTAATCAAACCGACTGCAGAGCAAGAAGACGAAGCAGTACTGAAACAAGTGAATAAACATGCCAATAATGCGAATCAGCACAAAGGCAAAAACGGACAGATTATTATTGATGGTGTCGGTAATTTAATGCACACCATTGCCCGTTGTTGTCAGCCGATTCCGGGCGATAAGATTGTCGGTTATATCACTCAAGGGCGAGGCATTTCGATTCACCGTGCGGATTGTGAACAATTGTTTGAATTGCGTAGTGCAAATCCGGAACGGGTAGTCGGCGCACAATGGGGCACGAATTATGCGAGCGGCTTTAGTTTAGCGATCCGAGTCACCGCAAATGACCGCAACGGTTTATTACGTGACGTGAGTGCGGTAATGGCAAATGAGAAAGTTAACGTGTTGAGTGTCTCAAGCCGTATTGATGCGAAACGTAGTCTAGCCATTATGGATATGGGAATTGAACTGAGCAATGTTGAAATGCTAGGTAAATTATTAGCGCGTATCGCACAACTTGAAGATGTTATTGAAGCGAAACGTTTATCAAATTAA